From Kitasatospora sp. MAP12-44:
CCGCGCGTTCGGTACGGCCCCGGACCCGGAATTGCTGAAGGCCGTCACCGCGATATTCGCCGAAGTTCCGCAGAACACCTGGAAAAACGAAGGGGAGAACGAGGAATGGCAGGAGAAGATTGCATGACCGCTGCACCGGAAGACCATGAGGACGTGCGCGTGGGCGTCGTCGGCCTCGGATTCGGGCGGTGCCATGCCAAGGTGTTGTCCACCATGGCCGGCGTGGATCTGGTCGCGGTGGCCGACCTCGATCCCGAGGGCCAGGGAATCGACCTCGAACCGTATGCCGAGAAACTGGGCGCCAACGGCTACCGTGACGGCACGGAGATGATCCGCAGGGAATCACTGGACGCGATAGTGATCGCCGTTCCGCCGAGGGCAAGGGCGAGGCTGATCGCCGAGGCCGGCGAGCGGGGCGTCGCGATCTTCCTGGAGAAGCCCTTCGCCACGGACGACGAGCACGCCCGGGAGATGGGCGAGCTGTGCGACCGGTTCCCGGACGTGCCGATCATGATGGACTTCTGTCTGCGCCATCTGCCCGCGGTCGCCGGGCTGCGCGAGCTGCTGGACGGGCCGCTGGGCGAGGCGCTGGTGGTCAACGCCGACCTGATGCTTCCCCGGGACGACTCCCCGCCGTGGATCTGGGATCCGGCCAACGGCAACGGCGTGGTCAACGAGAACACGTGCCATCTGCTCGACACCCTGTGCTTCCTCATGGGAGAACCGGTCCGGGTGATGGCGGCGGGGAAGTCCTACCTGGGCAACCCGCTGGAGGACGGCGTCGCGGTCGTGATCACCTTCGCCTCGGGCGCGACAGCCGTGCTGACGGGCGGGGCGCTCGGGGC
This genomic window contains:
- a CDS encoding Gfo/Idh/MocA family oxidoreductase, producing MTAAPEDHEDVRVGVVGLGFGRCHAKVLSTMAGVDLVAVADLDPEGQGIDLEPYAEKLGANGYRDGTEMIRRESLDAIVIAVPPRARARLIAEAGERGVAIFLEKPFATDDEHAREMGELCDRFPDVPIMMDFCLRHLPAVAGLRELLDGPLGEALVVNADLMLPRDDSPPWIWDPANGNGVVNENTCHLLDTLCFLMGEPVRVMAAGKSYLGNPLEDGVAVVITFASGATAVLTGGALGAQAMATPASLSVYTARGQARLTGLHHMFGDLTWATAASAEPTRQSWALPARGAISEYALSHFIGSLRGGTAPSPDRRAGVLTVRLAMAVRRSLETGESVSVA